The Pseudohongiella acticola region GCCGCGCCGACGCAATGAAGTCTTCATGCAAACCCACCATGGCCGGGGCTTGGGTGTCATAAAAATAAAGCTCATGAGCCAGCACACTGTCCACATCATCAATGCTCTGTTGTGCGCTCAAGGCATCAATAATCCAGCGATTGAAGTCAAAGTCTGCGGCCGATGCCTGTAACGCCAGTACCGGCGGCAGATCTTTCTGGGCGTTGATGGTGCGATTGCTGTTGGCTTCACGGTCCAGATGGATGGCCAGACTCGGGACTGTAGCCAGTGGTCGCTGCCAGTCCAGCAATGCAGACCCCAGCGACCCATCAGACCGGCGATATTCCACCCGGCCGGCCAGCGACAGGTCGCGATCAAACCAGGGCGCCAGTAATGCTCCGCCATACACCTCGACGGCAAACTGTAATGCGTTACCGGTTTGCGGGCTGGTCGGCATCACTGCATTGGGTTTGAGCTTGAGACAGGGGCTGTCAGTATGCGCACCGCTCATCCGGAAACCGGATTCAGCAGGATCTCCCGATCCCAGGGTAAAGGCGATAACAGACGATCCATTACGCTGCACAAGATAGCGCCCACCAGGCTTAAGGTGCCATGTATCTTCTTCTTGCAATAACTCAAATCCGGCCGTATGCAAGGTCGACTGCATGGTTGTCACAGCGTGAAACGGTGTTGGTGACTGCTGCAGAAACTGCAGCAGTCCCTGATTAAACGAATGTTTATCCACGATAGTCCTGTACTCGGGAGATTTAGCTGATGTTTGGGGTCAACGCTCGGCTCTTAAGGGTTTACCCTCTTAAAGGATTGGCTCTTAAGGGTTGGCTCTCAAGGGTTGACTTCAAGCAGCTCCACTTCAAATATCAAGGTTGAATGCGGAGGGATCGGGCCTGAACCACCGGGGCCATACGCCAGCTCCGAAGGAATGAACAGGCGCCATTTGTCACCGGGCTGCATCAGTTGCAGACCTTCAGTCCAACCCGGGATAACCTGATTCAGGACAAATTCGGCCGGCTCACCGCGTTCAATGGAGCTGTCAAAAACATCTCCATTAACAAAACTGCCTTCGTAATGTGCCAGCACTGAATCGGTAGGCTGTGGCGAGGGGCCACTCTCCGGGCCGGACTCAAGAACCAGATACTGCAAGCCGGACGCTGTTGTGGTAACACCCTCTTCCTGCGCATTGGTGGCCAGGAACGCTTCGCTTTCCGCCCGCGCTGCTTCCTGCTCCGCCTCAGCGCGATCCATCAACTGCTGCTGAAAACTTGTCAGTGCCTGCATCATCTGGTCTTCGCTCAATTGCGGCTCACCAGCGACAATGTCCCTGAATCCGACAATAAAGGCATCCAGATCGATGTCGTCGGTCAGGCCCTGCATGACCAGCCCCTGTCCGATATTGACACCAATACTGTAGCTGATCTGGGTGCTTTCATCGGTCAGATCAAGCTCCTGAGCCTGCGCAGATCCAGCCAGTGCAGCCAGCGACACCGCCAGGCTCAGGCCCGTGGCACGAATAGTTTTCATAGTATTATCCTGTCTTGGTGGTAAATTCAGTTAACGGGCAGCATACTAAACCGACTGCGAGCCGATTTCCAGTGTACAGATTGCCGGCCAGCCCGTATGCTTTCAGTCCTCAACTACCCATTCAGTCACGGATTACCACGGCCATGGACGTACAAAACGCCTTAATCTCACCTGTCACAGCGACTGCCGCAGAGGCAGCGGGCCAATCCATCCAGACGCCCACCCGAACGGCCACACAACCACACGCAAAATTTCGGGTGCTGGCGCTAATCATGCTGGTATTGTGCGCGCTATTGCTGGCCAACTGCTCGCGTAAGTTCTCGGTCAGCGTTAACCAGAATGTGCTGTACGATCCGCGTCCTGGCCACGCTGTTACTGTCACCGACGCCGGTCTGCAAAGCTGTGTAAATGTCGCCATGCGTGACGGTAGCCTCGACAACGCCGACGATGTGCAGATACTTGCCTGTCCGGCGCTGGAGATTGAATCACTGGGCGGCATAACCCAGTTGCAGAACCTGCGTTATCTGGATCTGGCCGGCAATCAGTTGGAACATCTGGACGAGCTGCGCCGTTTGAACCGATTAAGTTCGGTCAATGCGCCCAACAACGCCCTGACCGATATTTCCGGCCTGCTGTCCATTGCTTCTCTTACCAGCGCCGTACTGACCGGCAACACCGGCATACCCTGCGATCAGCTGGATACACTGGCGCAAAAACTGGGTCAGAACCTGCTCCGCCCCGCCAGCTGTGTTGAATAGCAGGCGCATCAGTCCGGGCAGGGGCAACAATCTGCTGCTTGTCGGAGTCAGGTGGCCGGAATCAAACAGTGGCTGGCGCAGCGCTGGCAGGCACACCACTGTGGAAACGAAATTCATCATCCTCTGATTCGATCAGGTCTTTTTCCACTCTCAGAAAATACTGCACACGAGGCTGGATATCCTCGTCAGTGTATTGCGCTGCCAATGCCAGGTAATCCTTGTAGTGACGTGCCTCAGAGCGCAACAGACTGACATAGAACTTAGCCAGTTTGTCGTCAAGCAACGGTGCCAGGGTGGCAAAGCGTTCGCAGGATCGGGCTTCAACAATGGCGCCGACGATGAGACTGTCGGTCAGCGCTTCTTCGCGCTTGTCAGTGCGCATGTGTTCGCGCAGACCGGCCGCGTACCGCGAAGGACCAATGCGCTGATAACTGATGCCGCGCTCGGCCATCAAACCAACGACCTGTTCAAAGTGCAACAGTTCCTCGCGCGCCAGCTGTGACATTTTGGTCAGCAGATCGGTGTGCGCGACATGACGGTACATCAACCCCATGGCATTGGATGCTGCCTTTTTTTCACAGTTGGCATGATCGATCAATAACAATGGTTGATTCTGCAGTGCCCAGTCGAGCCAGGCAACGGGCGTGGGGCAAAGCAGGAAAGCCTGCAGTTCCCTGCTCAGCTCAGTGGTGTCTTGTCGCTCATTCAGCGCGTTCATCGCCATCATCCTCGTTATCATTTTCCAGGGCGCGCTCCAGTCGCGCCGCATCCTGCTGCTTGGTTGCCCGGGCACCCAGTGCTTTCAGGTGCTCGGTGCGACTGATCAGATTGCCCTTGCCGCTTTGCAGTTTATTCATGGCCGCGTCATAACTACGCTGGCTGGCGTCCAGCTTTCGGCCCAGGTCGTCCATGTCGGCAACAAAACCGACAAATTTGTCGTATAGCGCACCGGCGCGGCGGGCAATGTCCTGAGCATTCCGGCTCTGCTGCTCGTAGCGCCAGATATTCTGTATGGTACGCAAGGTGGCCAGCAGGGTTGACGGCCCCACCAGGACAATATTGCGCTCAAACGCCATATTGAACAGCGCCGGCTCATGCTGCAGCGCCTGCGAGAAAGCCGGTTCAATTGGTACAAACAACAGCACAAAATCCAGCGAATTCACCTGTGGCAGGTTCTGGTACTGTTTCTCACTGAGCTGACGTACATGGTTTTTCATGGACGCGACGTGCTGTCGCAAATATTCTGCCTGCTCGTCAGCATCGTCCGACGAGCAATAACGTTCATAGGCCGTCAATGACACCTTGGCATCGATAATTACCTGTCGGTTGTCCGGCAGATACACCACGACATCCGGCTGGCTGCGTCGGACATTGCCGGCGGCCGTGTGGTCACCCGGCACTGCATCAAGGCTGCGCTGGGTTTCGTATTGCTGACCTTCGATAAGTCCGGAGGCTTCCAGTATCGAGCTGAGAATGAATTCGCCCCAAGTGCCCTGGGTTTTGTTTTCACCTTTCAAGGCGCGAGTGAGATTGAGCGCGTCTTCGCTGATGCGTGCGTTGAGTACTTGCAGATTCCTGATTTCTTTTTCCAGCGAAAACCGTTCTCTGGCTTCCCGGTTATAGCTCTCTTCCACCTTTTTTTCGAAGCGGGTGATTTTATCCTGTAATGGAGACAGGATATCACCCAGGCGCTGGCGGCTGGTTTCGGAGAAGCGGCGGGTTTTTTCGTCCAGGACGTCACTGGCGAGCACACGAAATTGATCGCGTAACTCTTCACGCGCCTGCGTCAGCACTGTCAGTTTTTCCTGGGTCTGGGCTTTTTCCTGTTGCAGCAGGGTTTGCAGTTCCACGATACGGTCGCGGTAGCGCATGCGCAGGGCGAGACCCGTGATCAGCGCCCCCAGCAGCAGTGCTACCGCAGCCATGCCGAGGGCTAGAACCAGCGACACTGATTCTGTCATGGACACCGTCAGATAAGATTATCGTTAATGGTGCGTATCAACAGATCCTGCTGGTACGGCGCAGGCTGTCCGGATGCAGGCTCGGCCTGTACCGTGATGATCTCCCCTGCTTCTTCCACGATGATATCGAAGTTGATCACTTCTTCGTCACCGCCGCGACCAAACAGGCGACCAAAGAAACCAGGCTCGTCTTCATCTTCTGCACCCGAAAACGCGACATTAAAACGCAGCGCATCACGGTCGGAGTCCAGCACCTCAATATTGGCGTTGTTGATGGCCTGGTTCAACTGACTCCACGCACGATCAATGTCCAGGTCCAGCTCCAGCCGCGTGTCTCCGGCGCTTGCCGAGATCACGCGTGCCTTGCCCTGAGCTTCGATACTGCCCGCCAGCATGGAGACTGACGACGCCCGGTACAGGTCGGTACGGTCGGCCAGGTATAAAGAGATGGACGCCAGAATGGTGTTTTCCCGCTCCTGACTATCCGATTCTTCGGGAAACTGCGCGGGCTCATCGGGAGCGCTTTCACCGTTGTCACTGACATGGCGAACATAGATTTCCGAATTGCCTGCATGCAGGCCCGGTTCTACCCACACCTGATACTTATGCCGCAGGTCGGTATCTGGCTGCGGTAACCAGACTGTTTCCAGCACACCTGTTTCAGCGCTCTCCATGCTCAGGGCAATTTCTTCTGTCGACCAGTAATCGCGTAATCGCGGCCATACCTGACCACTGGTAGCACCGATCACGATCCATGCACGTTCGCCGAAGCGCTGCACCACAACCCCTTCACGCACGCGCGCATCAATGGGTTTGGGCGCCGGCGGCACGATGTAAACGTCGCGGTCGCCAGGCGTTATTTCGGGAATGTAATAAAGTTCGTCAATTGTGTAGCTGTCCAGTTCCGGCGGAATCTCCATGGTCGGGGTTATTTCCGCCTGCAGGTACTCACCCTGCCGGTCACGCAACCAGCCATCCTCACCCCCTACGCCAAGCCAGGAGCAGGCACTGACACTGGTCGCCGCAGCCAGCAGGGCCAGGGTACGTAACAATCGGGCTTTATTTAGGGGGGTGCTCACTGACAACATGTATTTTTAACCTGTGACGAATTAATCAAGTCCGGCGTGCCGGATCGCTTCACGGACCGGAATTCGATACGCGCTATTCAAAGGCACCAGGGGCAGACGGATACCGCTCTGGATGTAACCCAGCTCCATCAGGGCCCATTTGACAGGTACCGGGTTTGATTCCAGAAACAGGGCGTTATGCAAACCGGCCAGTCTGGCATTCAATAAACTGGCTTTTTCGCTTTCACCTGCCAGTGCCAGGCGACACATTTCATGCATCTGCGCCGGCGCCACATTGGCAGTGACGGATATATTGCCATTGGCACCCATCAGAATCAGGTCCATGGCAGTAGCATCATCACCGCTGTAAATTGCGATACGTTCGGCACAAAGGCTGATGACATGTTTACCACGATCAAGATCGCCGGTCGCTTCCTTGATACCAACAATATTGGTCAGATCAGCGAGCCGGTCTACCGTCTCAGGCAGCAGGTCACAACCGGTGCGCGAGGGTACATTGTAAAGAATCTGCGGAATATCGACGCTTTCGGCAATGGTTTTAAAGTGCTGGTACAGGCCTTCCTGACTGGGTTTGTTGTAATACGGCGTCACCAGCAGGCACGCATCCGCGCCGTGGTCTTTGGCCGACTGCGTGTAATAGATCGCTTCCCGGGTCGAATTGGAGCCGGTGCCGGCAATGACCGGTATCCGGCCATTGATGGTTTTGACACAACGGGCAACAACCGCGGTGTGCTCGTCCATGTCCAGCGTCGGCGATTCGCCGGTTGTCCCTACCACCACGACCGCATCGGTGCCACTTTCAATATGCCACTCCAGCAACCGGTCGAAAGCCGGGTAATCAATATCGCCATTGGGCAACATGGGTGTAACGATGGCAACAATACTGCCCTGAATCATGCAAACCTCGACTTAAATCCATAGTATTCGACTTGAAACGACAAAAAGCAGCTGCACACACCGTCTCAGGCTGCTGACTCTACCACAGCGCGCGGTCCGGGAAAAACCAGACTGCCACACCGGACACCTGATCAGGGCCCGCCCACGTCCTGATGCGTTGGCCAGGCATTGATGATTGCCTTGATCAGTGTCGCCAGCGGGATGGCAAAAAACACACCTGCCAGCCCCCACAAGCCGCCGAACACCAGGACCGCTGCGATGATGGCAACCGGGTGCAAATTCACGGTTTCAGAAAAGATGATGGGCACCAGAACATTGGCGTCCAGCAGCTGGATGACTGTATACAGCGCCATGATGGTGACAAATTCACTGCCCATGCCCCACTGCGCATAGGAAACAGCGGCTACCGGAACGGCAACAACGGCAACCCCGATAAAGGGAATGATCACCGACAGACCCACCAGAATAGACAACAGCAGGGAGTAATTAATTCCCATCAACATGAATGCGATGTAACTGACAAACCCCAGTATCACGATCTCCAGCGCCTTACCACGTACATAGTTGGCCACCTGCAGATCCATTTCCTGCCAGATTTTGCGCATCAGGGGTCGGTGCCGGGGAAGCAGCCCGGCGACCCAGTTAACCAGTACCACTTTGTCTTTCATCATGAAAAACACCAGCACTGGCACCAGAATGATAAACACCAGCCAGTAGAAGATATTGGGAATACTGGCGATGGAGTAAGACACCACATACTGCCCGAACAGGGCCAGTTCGCCGCGCAGACCCCGGATAAACTCCTGGATCTGCAGCTCTGTCACCAGATTGGGATAACTCTCCGGCAACAATAGCAGTAAGGACTGGCCTTCACTGATCAGACGCGGCAGCTCATTGACCAGCAGCGCGGCCTGACGCCAGGCCTGCGGCAGCAGCAACAGCAGCACAGCAGTAAACGTGCTGATAAACAGCGCATACACAATGACTACAGCCAGCAGATAACTCAGGCCCAGTCGCTGTAGCGTACCAACGAGTCCCTGCAGCAGGTAGGCCAGGATCAGCGCAGCGATCAATGGCGCGATAATAGAGCCGATGGTCAGCAGCACAACAAGCGCCGTCAGCAGTATCAGGGTAAAAATGACGGACTCTTCGTCATGAAAATAGCGATCAAGAAAGCCTCTGAAAAAATTGCGCATGGTTAACTCAGCCCTTCCGGATCCAATAACTGTAAGTATCAGCGTTTTTTTCAAAATCCAGAATCTGGTGGCGACTCTGCTGTACAAAAGCATAAAAGTCGCGTTCAGAACCCGGGTCTGTTGCCACAACCTTCAATACCTGCGCGGGCGCCAGCGCGTTTAGCGCCAACTTGGCTTTTAACAATGGCATCGGGCAATGCAGCCCGGTGACATCCAATTCCTGATCAGCATGTATTTCCATAGCCGATTATTTTATCAAGCAATGGGAAGCCCTGCATAGCACTGTCTTGCTGGCGCGACCGCCTGCCACGAGGAAGGCTGGCCGGGGAATTATTTGTGTTATTATCGGTCTATTGACTCAAGCTTGTCGTCTAACTGAGCAACCGGTTTTATTATGGGTAAATTTCGTCGAATCACCTCTGTAGCAACCAGTATCATGCTGCTTTGCACCTCAGTGCCGGGCCTGGGTCAATCCCAGCTGCCATCACTGGGAGACCGCATTTCCGGTATCTATTCTCTGGACGAAGAATACAAGATGGGGCGAGAGTTCCTGCGCTCGGTGCGCCGCAGCGCCCCCATGATCACCGACCCGTTGCTCAACGACTATCTGGTCAATTTCACCCACGATCTGGCAGTGCACAGTGACCTGCAGGATTACCGGCTGGCCTTTGTCATCATTGACAGCCCGGCGCTCAATGCATTTGCCGCACCCGGCGGCATCATCGGCGTCAACGGTGGTCTGTTTCTGAACTCGCACACGGAAGGCGAATTTGCCTCCGTTATCGCTCACGAGCTGGCACACGTCAGTCAGCGGCATTTTGCCCGCAGCGTGGAAGATGCGCAGCGTCGGCGCATTCCGGAGCTGGCGACACTGCTGGCCAGTGTCGTCCTGATGGGCGCTGGCAGCAGCGCCGGCCCCGCCGCCGTGATGGCAGCACAGGGGCGCGCCATAGAAAACCAGCTGCGCTTCTCCCGGCAGAACGAAGCAGAAGCCGACCGTCTGGGACTGCGCACGCTTTATGGCGCCGGTTACAATCCGGATGACATGGCCAGCCTGTTCGAGCGCCTGGTGGCAATGTCTCGCTACTCATCGCGCCCCCCCGAGTTCCTGCTCAGTCACCCGGTGACTGAATCGCGGGTTGCGGACGCCCGCAGTCGCGCCAATCAGTATCCCGACCGGGCATCTCCCCCGGACCTTGAGTATCAGTTGATGCGTGCCCGCGTTCAGGTACATTACGAGCCCAATAAGAACAATGCCATCACCGATTTTAATCAGCGTTTGCAGGAGAACCTGGACGGCGGTAACACTGACGGGCTGCGTTACGGGCTGGCCATGGCCTACTTTGAGAATAAACAGCATGACCGGGCGCTGGAGTTGATCGAACAGCTACTGGCGAGCGAGCCCAACCGCATTACCTATGTTGCCAGCAAGTCCGAAATTCTGGTTGATGCGGGCCGACCGCAAGAGGCTTTGCCGTTTATTGAGCACCACTTGCGCATTAATCCAGCCAATCACCCACTGACCATGGCCAAAGCCAGCGCTCTGATCGAACAGCGTGATTACGCGGCCGCAGTCAAGGTTCTGGAAGCTCACTCTCAGCGTCGACCAGATGATCACAATCTATGGTACATGATTGCTGAGACCCAGGGTCAGGCCGGCGACATCAGTAAAGTGCATCAGGCCCGGGCTGAATATTTTATTCTGGTCGGCGATTTCCGCAGTGCACGTGAACAGTTGCGCTACGCCCTGCGAATCGAGAACGACCGTGAAGAGAATATTCCGCTGATATCAAGCCTGCGTCAGCGCATCACCGATGTTGAAGCGCTGCAGCGAGAACAGCAAAGCTGATCACGCTCGCCTGATACTGTGCCGGCTCAGGCTTTACCTTTGACCGCGAGCTGACGCTCGCGTGAGAAATCCAGCATGCGCTGCAATGGCACCATGGCTTGTGCGGCGAGGTCACGCTCTACCTGTATCCGGTTGCTGCCATCACGCAGCGATTCATACAGGGCCTGAAGGGAATTCATACCCATCCATGGACAACTGGCACAACTGCGGCAGCTGGCATCATTGCCTGCAGTTGGCGCCACGATCAGTGTCTTGTCTGGCGCCTGTTGCTGCATTTTGTAAAAAATACCCTGGTCGGTCGCGACAATAAAGGTCTTGTCCGGTAGTTCCACGGCCGCGTTTATCAGTTGACTGGTGGAACCAATGACATCAGCCATGGCCAGCACTGACGCTGGTGACTCTGGATGCGCGAGTACCTTTGCGTCCGGATACAGCGTCTTCATATCCATCAGGCCTTTGGCCTTGAACTCTTCGTGCACAATGCAGGCGGCATCCCACAGAATCATGTCGGCGCCGGTTTTGTGCTGAATGTAGTGCCCCAGGTGACGGTCAGGAGCCCACAGGATTTTTTTACCCTGATCCTGCAGGTGCTCAATGACGTCCAGTGCGATGCTGGAGGTGACCACCCAGTCTGCCCGGGCTTTGACAGCAGCCGATGTGTTGGCATAAACCACAACCACACGATCAGGGTGCTGGTCACAGAACGCCGAAAATTCATCGATGGGGCAGGCAATATCCAGCGAGCATGTCGCCTCGGTGGTTGGCATCAGCACGGTTTTGTCCGGGCTCAGAATGGAGGCGGTTTCACCCATGAAGCGCACACCCGCCACCATCAGCACGTCGGCATCGCAGTCACGGCCGAATCGCGCCATTTCCAGTGAATCCGCGACAATACCGTTGGTTTCCTCGGCCAGTGCCTGAATCGCCGGATCGGTATAGTAATGCGCAACCAGCGTTGCCTTGCGCTCTTTGAGCAGGCCCTTGATGGCGTGACGATAGACTTGATCCTGAGCCTGGTCACGCTCCGGCTTTTGCGGAACTGCGGCAATGTATTCACGCACGCGCAAGGTGTCGGCGGCCAGTCGGTTGTCCTGTGCAGATGATTGCGTCATATCGGTGTCATATCGGAGTCATGAAGAATACGGATGATACCATAGCTAACCAGTAGACCTTGTAGCGAGGGGATTTCTTCAGAATCGATATCAATCACAATAATGGTGGGGCGTGATGGATTCGAACCATCGACCAATTGGTTAAAAGCCAACTGCTCTACCGCTGAGCTAACGCCCCCCGAGGGGAAATCTCTCCGGGACCATCGCCCTGCAAAAGAGAGTGCGCATCATACTACGCAACAGAAAAAACTCAAGTATTTTTGTCAAAAAACCGCAATTCTACTGCCCGACAGCTCTGTTGCCGAACATCTCCGGCTACCGCGAGACATAACTGGTAGGGTCCGCAATACCCGCATCATCAAAGCCTTTGCGACGCAAACGACAACTGTCACAGCGACCGCAGGCGCGCCCTTTTGAGTCAGCCTGATAACAGGAGACAGTCAATCCATAATTGACACCGAGTTCGTGCCCCATGGCGATAATCTGGGCTTTGCCAAGGTCTATCAGTGGGGTTTTGATACGGATGGGTCGCCCCTCAACACCAATTCGGGTGGCCAGATTGGCCATCTGTTCGAACGCCAGAATAAACTCGGGGCGGCAGTCAGGGTATCCGGAATAGTCCAGCGCATTGACGCCAATAAAAATCGAATCAGCTTCCAGCACCTCTGCCCACGCCAGCGCATAAGACAGAAAGACGGTATTGCGGGCAGGTACGTAAGTCACCGGAATCTGATCCGGCACGACACCCGACTCAGGCATTGCCACCGAGGCATCGGTCAGCGCCGACCCACCCAATTGACCAATACCCAGCGGGATCACCTGGTGCTGACGCACAGAAAAAGCAGACGCCAGTCGCATGGCCGCATCCAGCTCACTGCTCGCCCGCTGACCATAATTGAAACTCAACGCGTAACAGTCGTAGCCCTCAGCGCGAGCGATGGCCAGACAGGTGGCAGAATCCAGCCCTCCCGACACCAGAATGACTGCTTTTTTTGTATTATTGCCACCGTTATCCGGATTCGACTCTTTCACCACGCTACCTTACTTGAGCTCTGAAAATTTCCCGGGGTTCTACCGCTAAAGCATACCGCGATAATTGCCTGGCGTCAGTGGCCTGGCGCATCACCCCAGATTATTTTGTGCAACTGTACCTGCATCCGCACCGGCAAGCGGTCGGCCAATACCCACGCCGCCAGATCACGATAGGCTAGCTGTTCAAATGACGGAGATAACAGGATCTCCTGCACCCGACTGCCTAGATCATACTGATCTATTTTGGCTTTGCTCCATTCATAATCGCGGCGATCACAAATGACAAATTTGACCTCGTCAACACGCTTCAGTCGTCCGATATTACTTTCCAGATTTCGATCACATTCGCCGGAACCAGGCGTTTTGAGATCCATGACCACCGTCACACGCGGATCCACTTCCGCAATATCCATCGCGCCACTGGTTTCCAGGGAGACTCTAAGGCCCCGATCACAAAGCTCGCGCAAAAGCGCCAGGCAGCCGGGCTGAGCCAGCGGCTCGCCACCGGTAACGGTGATATAACGTGCGCCGGTTGCCTCGACCTGAGCAAGAATGTCAGTCAGCGGCATCACGGTGCCATCGTGAAAGGCATACTCGGTGTCACAATAACCGCAGCGCAGCGGGCAACCCGTCAGGCGCACAAACGTTGTTGGCAGACCCACCGTGCTGCTTTCGCCTTGCAGGGAAAAAAAGATTTCGTTTATACGTAAACTGAGAGGTTTGTTCATGAACTCGACTTGGTGAGATAAGCGACGAACCCGACCAGCAGGTTATTGAAAAACTATCTGCGTTGCAATTGCTGCCTCGAATACGTTTTTCAACAGACTGCTAGTTCAGGGATCTCATGTAGATATCGGCCAGGTTGGCTGCGGATGTATTGGGAAAGCGTGCTCGCACATCCTGCAATAATTGCCGTGCTCGGGCATTGTCACCCAGACGGTGATAGACCGTGCCCAGTGAATACATGGCATCTTCAATTTTTCGACCATCGGGATACTGTTCCAGAATGGTTTCAAAGGCGACCCGTGCCTCGTTAAACATGGACAGATTGACGTATGCCTGTCCCTGCCAGTAATAGGCATTGGTGACAAAACGACCGTCCGGGTATTGCGCCAGGTACTGATCAAATTGCTGAACAGAGCGCTGATAGGCTTCCTGTTGCAGCAATGAATCCAGCGCCAGTTCGTAAAGTTGTTGCTCGGTGAGCATGCCTGTTGCAGCCGGCGTTGACGCATTG contains the following coding sequences:
- the miaE gene encoding tRNA-(ms[2]io[6]A)-hydroxylase, producing the protein MNALNERQDTTELSRELQAFLLCPTPVAWLDWALQNQPLLLIDHANCEKKAASNAMGLMYRHVAHTDLLTKMSQLAREELLHFEQVVGLMAERGISYQRIGPSRYAAGLREHMRTDKREEALTDSLIVGAIVEARSCERFATLAPLLDDKLAKFYVSLLRSEARHYKDYLALAAQYTDEDIQPRVQYFLRVEKDLIESEDDEFRFHSGVPASAAPATV
- a CDS encoding sulfurtransferase TusA family protein gives rise to the protein MEIHADQELDVTGLHCPMPLLKAKLALNALAPAQVLKVVATDPGSERDFYAFVQQSRHQILDFEKNADTYSYWIRKG
- a CDS encoding DNA recombination protein RmuC, with the translated sequence MTESVSLVLALGMAAVALLLGALITGLALRMRYRDRIVELQTLLQQEKAQTQEKLTVLTQAREELRDQFRVLASDVLDEKTRRFSETSRQRLGDILSPLQDKITRFEKKVEESYNREARERFSLEKEIRNLQVLNARISEDALNLTRALKGENKTQGTWGEFILSSILEASGLIEGQQYETQRSLDAVPGDHTAAGNVRRSQPDVVVYLPDNRQVIIDAKVSLTAYERYCSSDDADEQAEYLRQHVASMKNHVRQLSEKQYQNLPQVNSLDFVLLFVPIEPAFSQALQHEPALFNMAFERNIVLVGPSTLLATLRTIQNIWRYEQQSRNAQDIARRAGALYDKFVGFVADMDDLGRKLDASQRSYDAAMNKLQSGKGNLISRTEHLKALGARATKQQDAARLERALENDNEDDGDERAE
- a CDS encoding FKBP-type peptidyl-prolyl cis-trans isomerase, whose amino-acid sequence is MKTIRATGLSLAVSLAALAGSAQAQELDLTDESTQISYSIGVNIGQGLVMQGLTDDIDLDAFIVGFRDIVAGEPQLSEDQMMQALTSFQQQLMDRAEAEQEAARAESEAFLATNAQEEGVTTTASGLQYLVLESGPESGPSPQPTDSVLAHYEGSFVNGDVFDSSIERGEPAEFVLNQVIPGWTEGLQLMQPGDKWRLFIPSELAYGPGGSGPIPPHSTLIFEVELLEVNP
- a CDS encoding AI-2E family transporter; the protein is MRNFFRGFLDRYFHDEESVIFTLILLTALVVLLTIGSIIAPLIAALILAYLLQGLVGTLQRLGLSYLLAVVIVYALFISTFTAVLLLLLPQAWRQAALLVNELPRLISEGQSLLLLLPESYPNLVTELQIQEFIRGLRGELALFGQYVVSYSIASIPNIFYWLVFIILVPVLVFFMMKDKVVLVNWVAGLLPRHRPLMRKIWQEMDLQVANYVRGKALEIVILGFVSYIAFMLMGINYSLLLSILVGLSVIIPFIGVAVVAVPVAAVSYAQWGMGSEFVTIMALYTVIQLLDANVLVPIIFSETVNLHPVAIIAAVLVFGGLWGLAGVFFAIPLATLIKAIINAWPTHQDVGGP
- the dapA gene encoding 4-hydroxy-tetrahydrodipicolinate synthase codes for the protein MIQGSIVAIVTPMLPNGDIDYPAFDRLLEWHIESGTDAVVVVGTTGESPTLDMDEHTAVVARCVKTINGRIPVIAGTGSNSTREAIYYTQSAKDHGADACLLVTPYYNKPSQEGLYQHFKTIAESVDIPQILYNVPSRTGCDLLPETVDRLADLTNIVGIKEATGDLDRGKHVISLCAERIAIYSGDDATAMDLILMGANGNISVTANVAPAQMHEMCRLALAGESEKASLLNARLAGLHNALFLESNPVPVKWALMELGYIQSGIRLPLVPLNSAYRIPVREAIRHAGLD
- a CDS encoding leucine-rich repeat domain-containing protein, which translates into the protein MDVQNALISPVTATAAEAAGQSIQTPTRTATQPHAKFRVLALIMLVLCALLLANCSRKFSVSVNQNVLYDPRPGHAVTVTDAGLQSCVNVAMRDGSLDNADDVQILACPALEIESLGGITQLQNLRYLDLAGNQLEHLDELRRLNRLSSVNAPNNALTDISGLLSIASLTSAVLTGNTGIPCDQLDTLAQKLGQNLLRPASCVE
- the bamC gene encoding outer membrane protein assembly factor BamC, yielding MSTPLNKARLLRTLALLAAATSVSACSWLGVGGEDGWLRDRQGEYLQAEITPTMEIPPELDSYTIDELYYIPEITPGDRDVYIVPPAPKPIDARVREGVVVQRFGERAWIVIGATSGQVWPRLRDYWSTEEIALSMESAETGVLETVWLPQPDTDLRHKYQVWVEPGLHAGNSEIYVRHVSDNGESAPDEPAQFPEESDSQERENTILASISLYLADRTDLYRASSVSMLAGSIEAQGKARVISASAGDTRLELDLDIDRAWSQLNQAINNANIEVLDSDRDALRFNVAFSGAEDEDEPGFFGRLFGRGGDEEVINFDIIVEEAGEIITVQAEPASGQPAPYQQDLLIRTINDNLI
- a CDS encoding M18 family aminopeptidase, which gives rise to MDKHSFNQGLLQFLQQSPTPFHAVTTMQSTLHTAGFELLQEEDTWHLKPGGRYLVQRNGSSVIAFTLGSGDPAESGFRMSGAHTDSPCLKLKPNAVMPTSPQTGNALQFAVEVYGGALLAPWFDRDLSLAGRVEYRRSDGSLGSALLDWQRPLATVPSLAIHLDREANSNRTINAQKDLPPVLALQASAADFDFNRWIIDALSAQQSIDDVDSVLAHELYFYDTQAPAMVGLHEDFIASARLDNLLSCYVGQQALLADDSTQAENFALLVCNDHEEVGSNSSCGAQGPFLRSVLARISAQLSAGDAPEAVERMIRRSLFLSIDNAHGLHPNFADKHDNNHGPLLNQGPVIKVNANQRYATNSRTTALFKSLCVQSEVPVQSFVVRSDMGCGSTIGPITAAGLGVETIDIGVPTYGMHSIRELAGSDDAWYLARVVKRFFQS